One region of Blattabacterium cuenoti genomic DNA includes:
- a CDS encoding DNA polymerase III subunit beta, whose protein sequence is MYFSVYSHFLLRELHTLYKIININSLSNSITFEISKKNQLKITWGLDSKNLIFTYVQIYIKKYTKEKIIVSIKFMIDVLTTFSNEKLFLKKKKNTLNIYSKYGTYEVPIDFDLNHKNIITTCDKSSFIRIYLFSNILLKILNKTLFLTKGEELNSIFNGVFFQFLSNEANFIATDTYRLVKYTIKNFKTDQRVQFTISRKHLNIIREIIKKKKKSNIIIEYYDRNHIIFRFKNYIFSCQLINKKYPDYHFMIPHNNKRNISLIVNKFLLLNTIKRAFIFRKNFIDFHFSNNKLKIFDQNMVDTNPPISEIQCQIVFNNLKNMKIGFNSQFLIEILSSLNEDFVYFEFYDKMGVIRPLYNKKKEESIFILIMSTIKI, encoded by the coding sequence ATGTATTTTTCTGTTTATAGTCACTTCTTATTAAGAGAATTACATACTTTATACAAAATTATAAATATTAATAGTTTATCAAATTCAATTACTTTTGAAATTTCAAAAAAAAATCAATTAAAAATTACATGGGGATTGGATTCGAAAAATTTAATTTTTACATATGTTCAAATATATATCAAGAAATATACCAAAGAAAAAATAATTGTATCTATTAAATTTATGATAGATGTTTTAACTACGTTTTCAAACGAAAAACTTTTTTTAAAAAAGAAAAAAAATACACTTAATATTTACTCTAAATATGGGACTTATGAAGTTCCTATTGATTTTGATTTGAATCATAAAAATATCATTACAACTTGTGATAAGTCTTCTTTTATAAGAATTTATTTATTTTCAAATATTCTTTTAAAAATACTGAACAAAACTTTATTTCTTACTAAAGGAGAAGAATTGAATTCCATATTCAATGGAGTATTTTTTCAATTTCTTTCTAATGAGGCAAATTTTATAGCAACAGATACCTATAGATTAGTAAAATATACTATAAAAAATTTTAAAACAGATCAACGTGTACAATTTACTATATCTAGAAAACATCTTAATATAATTAGGGAAATTATTAAAAAGAAAAAAAAAAGTAACATTATTATTGAATATTATGATAGAAATCATATAATTTTTCGTTTTAAGAATTATATTTTTTCATGTCAACTCATAAATAAAAAATATCCAGATTATCATTTTATGATTCCTCATAATAATAAACGTAATATATCACTCATTGTTAATAAATTTTTATTGCTAAATACTATTAAAAGAGCTTTTATTTTTCGAAAAAATTTTATTGATTTTCATTTCAGTAACAATAAATTAAAAATTTTTGATCAAAATATGGTTGATACTAATCCTCCTATTTCAGAAATTCAGTGTCAAATTGTTTTTAACAATCTAAAAAATATGAAAATAGGTTTTAACTCCCAATTTTTAATTGAAATTTTATCTTCCTTAAATGAAGATTTTGTTTATTTTGAATTTTATGATAAAATGGGTGTTATAAGGCCCTTGTATAATAAAAAAAAAGAAGAATCTATTTTTATATTGATTATGTCTACAATAAAAATATGA
- the pheT gene encoding phenylalanine--tRNA ligase subunit beta has translation MKISLNWIKEYVFPLNMDENKISNLLTEIGLTVKGINNVNKDFILDVEVTPNRTDAMSHYGIARDLYAVLKFRGYKVHLLKPVINEETNTNSSSDINNKSHIQIFVKTYEKCIRYSGILIHKIKIEPSPYWLISRLESIGIKSTNNIIDIIHFVMHELGQPIHIFDMDQIEDGKIIIKNAEKNTDFQSSDSIMRKLDEEDLVIYDAKKPLSIAGMINHMKSNIQITTKNIFIGTACFNPTIIRNIRKKHLIKTETQYLFEKDIDPNQTVFALQRVAFLVKKRIKNNIICSNVIDFYPNPILLSKIKLRYNKIINIIGKKISRKKIKKILSLLEIIIDYENKKYLFLCVPSYRTDVRREIDVIEEILRIYGIHNISVHNQIKIDTYPKIYCKTEYEIQKILFEQLISHGFQEIISSTMINEKKYSFLLNSFFKKKEIKIINPVNQSYKLMRSSLLFSMMDCIEHNYNNNRIEYNIKFFELGKIYYKKNNQFLEKTYLGIALLQKEKMEHKNYSFFYLKGIIEQIFQKSGISNYTQVLSKHPLLENGISILYNHKNLVEIGKFKNNILKKNEIFYAEIDWKYLVSVIQEKKIIYVPFSKYPTSRRDLSLLVDKAISFEKINQLIKKKENHVIKRIKVYDLYEGMNLPTSKKSYTISFFFESEKETLTDKIINNSMKEIEFFLKKELKAEIRKK, from the coding sequence ATGAAAATATCATTGAATTGGATTAAAGAATATGTATTTCCTCTAAATATGGATGAAAATAAAATATCAAATCTATTAACTGAGATTGGGTTAACAGTAAAAGGAATTAATAACGTGAATAAGGATTTTATTTTAGATGTAGAAGTTACACCTAATCGTACAGATGCTATGAGTCATTATGGAATAGCACGTGATTTATACGCTGTTTTAAAATTTCGTGGATATAAAGTTCATTTGTTAAAACCAGTAATAAATGAAGAAACTAATACTAATAGTAGTAGTGATATAAATAATAAATCCCATATTCAAATTTTCGTGAAAACATATGAAAAATGTATAAGATATTCTGGAATTTTGATTCATAAAATCAAAATAGAACCATCTCCATATTGGTTAATTTCTAGATTAGAATCTATAGGGATAAAATCTACAAATAATATAATAGATATTATACATTTTGTCATGCATGAATTGGGGCAACCTATACATATTTTTGATATGGATCAAATAGAGGATGGAAAAATTATAATAAAAAATGCGGAAAAAAATACAGATTTTCAATCTTCAGATAGTATTATGAGAAAACTTGATGAAGAAGATTTGGTCATTTATGATGCGAAAAAACCATTATCTATAGCTGGAATGATCAATCATATGAAATCTAACATACAGATTACAACTAAAAATATTTTTATTGGAACTGCTTGTTTTAATCCCACTATTATACGAAATATTAGAAAAAAACATTTAATTAAAACAGAAACACAATATCTTTTTGAAAAAGATATAGATCCTAATCAAACTGTCTTTGCTTTACAAAGAGTAGCTTTTCTCGTGAAAAAGAGAATAAAAAACAACATAATATGTTCCAACGTAATTGATTTTTATCCTAATCCTATATTATTATCAAAAATAAAGCTTCGTTATAATAAAATTATAAACATTATAGGAAAAAAAATATCAAGAAAAAAAATTAAAAAAATCTTATCATTATTAGAAATAATAATTGATTATGAAAATAAGAAATATTTGTTCCTTTGTGTTCCTTCCTATAGAACAGATGTTCGAAGAGAAATAGATGTAATTGAAGAAATATTACGAATTTATGGAATTCATAATATTTCAGTACATAATCAAATAAAAATTGATACTTATCCTAAAATTTATTGTAAAACAGAATATGAAATACAAAAAATACTCTTTGAACAATTAATTTCTCATGGGTTTCAAGAAATTATTTCTTCTACTATGATAAATGAAAAAAAATATTCTTTTTTACTTAATTCTTTTTTTAAAAAGAAAGAAATCAAGATTATTAATCCAGTAAATCAAAGTTATAAACTTATGCGTTCTAGCCTATTGTTTAGTATGATGGATTGCATAGAACATAATTATAACAATAACCGAATCGAATATAATATAAAATTTTTTGAATTGGGAAAAATATATTATAAGAAAAATAATCAATTTTTAGAAAAAACCTACCTTGGAATAGCTCTTTTGCAAAAAGAAAAAATGGAACATAAAAATTATTCTTTTTTTTATTTGAAAGGAATTATTGAACAAATTTTTCAAAAAAGTGGAATATCTAATTATACTCAAGTACTATCCAAACATCCATTGTTGGAAAATGGTATATCTATATTATACAATCATAAAAACTTAGTTGAAATAGGAAAATTTAAAAATAATATTTTAAAAAAAAATGAAATATTTTATGCAGAAATTGATTGGAAATACTTAGTATCTGTTATTCAAGAAAAAAAAATAATTTATGTTCCATTTTCCAAATATCCTACTTCAAGGAGAGATTTATCTTTATTAGTAGATAAAGCTATTTCATTCGAGAAAATAAATCAACTAATCAAAAAAAAAGAAAATCATGTGATTAAAAGAATTAAAGTATATGATTTATATGAAGGCATGAATTTACCTACATCAAAAAAATCTTATACTATTAGTTTCTTTTTTGAAAGTGAAAAAGAAACATTAACTGATAAAATTATTAATAATTCAATGAAAGAAATTGAATTTTTTTTGAAGAAAGAATTAAAAGCTGAAATAAGAAAAAAATAA